The Microcaecilia unicolor chromosome 6, aMicUni1.1, whole genome shotgun sequence genome includes a window with the following:
- the SOCS3 gene encoding suppressor of cytokine signaling 3 yields the protein MVTHSKFNGMSCSLDATLRLKTFTSKNEYNLVVNAVRKLQESGFYWSAVTGDEANLLLSAEPIGTFLIRDSSDNHYFFTLSVKTGSGTKNLRIQCEQCAFFLQTDPRSTQTVPKFDCVLKLVHHYMPAKSSDSAISASMKRAYYIYSGGEKIPLLLSRPLSSNVSTLQHLCRKTLNGHLESYEKMAQLPAPIKDFLQEYDVPV from the coding sequence ATGGTCACTCACAGCAAGTTCAATGGTATGAGCTGCTCACTTGATGCCACCTTACGCCTCAAGACATTCACCTCTAAGAACGAGTACAATCTGGTGGTGAACGCAGTTCGCAAGCTGCAGGAAAGTGGTTTTTACTGGAGCGCAGTGACGGGGGACGAAGCCAACCTGCTCCTTAGCGCGGAGCCAATCGGCACCTTCCTGATTCGGGACAGCTCGGATAACCACTATTTCTTCACACTCAGCGTCAAAACAGGGTCTGGCACCAAGAATCTGCGCATCCAGTGTGAGCAGTGCGCATTCTTCCTGCAGACGGACCCCAGGAGTACTCAGACGGTCCCTAAATTTGACTGTGTGCTGAAACTGGTACATCACTACATGCCAGCAAAGAGTTCCGACTCAGCCATCAGTGCCAGCATGAAACGGGCATACTATATCTATTCTGGGGGGGAGAAGATCCCGCTGCTACTATCCAGGCCTCTGTCCTCCAATGTGTCCACCCTACAGCACCTCTGCCGAAAGACTCTCAATGGCCACCTCGAATCGTACGAAAAGATGGCACAGCTTCCTGCTCCCATTAAAGACTTCTTGCAAGAATATGATGTGCCAGTATAG